In the Blautia coccoides genome, TAAAAGGATTGCGGGAGTCACAGAAAAAACCAAGCCAGGTGTATTTCCAGGGGTCTGTGGGGGAGGCCTGGTAGTGTCCGGCGGTACCGGAGGGGATATAGAAAGCCTGTCCGGCCCGGACTGTGTAGGTTTTTCCCTCTGTTTCCAGGGTGCCGCTGCCTTTCAGGATAAAGTGGATAAGATGGTAGGGTTTCATATAAAAGCCGTATTGATATCCCGGGCTGCACTCCTGAATGCCGCAGTGATTGAACTGCAGGGACAGGAGACTGACAGCAGTCCGGTGGACGAGAAGATCCCTGTTTCCGAGCATGGCAGCACTTCCTTTCTATTTTTTTACTCTGATGATATTTTATCATGGAAAACGGCAAAATTCGAGAGGATGGCAGGAAGATGTTAGATTTTAACAGGCATTTCTTAGAAATGCATATGTCCATTTTGAGGGCGGTCTGTTATCCTTTCAGCAGATGTAGTTGTACGGTATCTTCACAGATGATACTCTGCCTGGTATTTTTTAGAGGAACCGAATTACTGACCATAGAACTGTGGCAGCTATTTAGGAGATCCGCGCATTTACTGTGCTGGCCGTAAGAAAACGTCAGGCAGCCAGGTATAAATTCCATCGCAGCAGGCAATTCTACAAGGGTTTTGCTCGTAACTGTGAGGCTGCTGAACAGTTACAGACTGTCTCTTTTGAGGGTGTGAAAAACAGTGATAAATGAAGAAAAGGAAGTGTTTAAAATGGCATTGATGGAAGTCAGAGATTTGAAAAAAGAATACAGAACTGTAAAAAAGGAAGAGGGGATACGGGGAAGTATCCGCCATCTTATAAAGCCTCAGTATGGGCATAAAGAGGCTGTAAAAGGGGTGTCTTTCTCCATAGAAGAGGGAGAGAGTGTGGCATTTTTAGGGGCAAACGGCGCAGGGAAATCCACCACGATCAAGATGCTCACAGGAATCCTGAAGCCCAGCGGGGGAGAAATCTCTATTATGGGAAAGAATCCTTTTGCGGACAGGATGGAGAATGCCAGGAGGATCGGAGTGGTATTCGGACAGAAGACGCAGCTTTGGTGGGACATTCCCGTGATCGAAACCTTTCGGCTGCTGAAAAATATCTATGAGATACCGGATGAGAGATATGAACGAAATATGCGGGAGTTTCGGGAAATTCTGGAGCTTGATCCTTTTCTGGGACAGCCGGCCAGGAAACTGTCATTGGGACAGAGGGTGCGGGCAGATATGGCAGCGGCACTGCTCCACGAACCGCCGGTATTGTTTCTGGATGAGCCTACTATTGGGCTTGATGTGGCGGTAAAGCAGAGGATTTACTGTTTTTTGCAGAGGATAAATAAGGAGAGAAATACCACAGTATTGCTGACTAGTCATGATTTAAATGACTTGGAATCCCTGTGCGGACGTCTCATCATCCTGGAGCAGGGAGAGATTTTATTTGATGACAGGATGGGAAAGATTTTTGAGCAGTATCCTGAGGGGACGACACTGGAACAGATTGTGATCGGGCTTTTTAATAGGAGGAGCTGCGGATGAAAAAGTATATTTCTTATATGCGGTGTGGATTTCTGGAGGGATGCGCATACCGGAGCAATTTTATTACAGGGATGCTGGCTAACTTTATTCAGGTTGCAGTGCTCTACTATGTGTGGAAAAGTATTTTCAGATATCAGGGTGTGG is a window encoding:
- a CDS encoding ABC transporter ATP-binding protein yields the protein MALMEVRDLKKEYRTVKKEEGIRGSIRHLIKPQYGHKEAVKGVSFSIEEGESVAFLGANGAGKSTTIKMLTGILKPSGGEISIMGKNPFADRMENARRIGVVFGQKTQLWWDIPVIETFRLLKNIYEIPDERYERNMREFREILELDPFLGQPARKLSLGQRVRADMAAALLHEPPVLFLDEPTIGLDVAVKQRIYCFLQRINKERNTTVLLTSHDLNDLESLCGRLIILEQGEILFDDRMGKIFEQYPEGTTLEQIVIGLFNRRSCG